A single region of the Sorghum bicolor cultivar BTx623 chromosome 9, Sorghum_bicolor_NCBIv3, whole genome shotgun sequence genome encodes:
- the LOC8061077 gene encoding protein IQ-DOMAIN 1: MGASGKWIKSLVAMKAPEKAAGHKGGRKWRLWRTSSAASRASAGEGSALASEASSASADSFSSVLAAVVRAPPRDFLLIRQEWAAVRIQTAFRAFLARRALKALRGIVRLQALVRGRLVRKQLAVTLKCMHALLRVQERARERRARSSADGHGSQGQDALNGRASSIKDAMEQWCDHQGSVDDVRSKLHMKHEGAAKRERAIAYALSHQPRGSKHKGRPSSPASCVRSHEPNHDLSYLEGWMATKPWETRIMEGNHTDSQLAKNCKEQNLPASKLSDASSVKIRRNNVTTRVAAAKPPPPSLLSASSSDSVCDESSPSRSSVTLTSATNTILASEARSDSGNNAGGPNYMSLTKSAKARLSGCSSSHRGSSFQRQRSGDMSRVALSSIDTQSNAGSEISVTSRRLNSMSLKGSRSMPRSLDKENDV; the protein is encoded by the exons ATGGGGGCGTCGGGGAAGTGGATCAAGTCGCTGGTGGCCATGAAGGCGCCCGAGAAGGCGGCGGGGCATAAGGGCGGCCGCAAGTGGCGTCTGTGGCGGACCTCGTCCGCCGCGTCTAGGGCCAGCGCCGGCGAGGGCAGTGCGCTGGCGTCCGAGGCTTCTTCGGCGTCGGCGGACTCGTTCAGTTCGGTCCTCGCCGCCGTGGTCCGCGCTCCCCCCAGGGATTTCCTGCTCATCAGGCAGGAATGGGCCGCCGTCCGCATCCAGACCGCATTCCGCGCGTTCTTG GCGAGACGGGCGTTGAAGGCGCTGAGGGGCATCGTCCGGCTGCAGGCGCTGGTGCGCGGCCGGCTCGTGCGCAAGCAACTGGCCGTCACGCTCAAGTGCATGCACGCGCTGCTGCGGGTGCAGGAACGCGCCCGGGAGCGCCGAGCGCGCTCCTCCGCCGACGGCCACGGCTCCCAGGGCCAGGACGCGCTCAACGGCCGTGCCAGTTCTATCAAAGACGCTATG GAACAATGGTGTGACCACCAAGGATCTGTTGATGATGTAAGATCAAAGTTacacatgaagcatgaaggtgcAGCAAAGAGAGAAAGGGCTATTGCCTATGCTCTGTCTCACCAG CCTCGGGGTTCAAAACACAAGGGAAGACCAAGCTCTCCTGCTAGCTGTGTTAGAAGCCATGAGCCTAATCACGACTTGAGTTACTTGGAAGGATGGATGGCGACAAAGCCATGGGAGACCAGAATCATGGAAGGAAATCACACCGACTCGCAGCTTGCGAAGAACTGCAAGGAGCAGAACTTGCCTGCCTCCAAGCTTTCCGATGCTAGCTCAGTCAAAATCAGAAGAAACAATGTCACAACCAGGGTAGCAGCAGCGAAGCCACCGCCTCCTTCATTGCTGTCAGCCTCTTCTTCTGACTCCGTGTGTGACGAGAGCTCTCCATCGAGATCATCGGTGACCCTGACGTCTGCTACCAACACCATCTTAGCATCAGAAGCAAGGTCAGACAGTGGCAACAACGCCGGAGGACCGAACTACATGAGCTTGACCAAGTCTGCCAAAGCGAGGCTGAGTggctgcagcagcagccaccGAGGGTCGTCGTTCCAGCGGCAACGGTCCGGGGACATGTCAAGGGTGGCCCTGTCTTCAATCGACACCCAGAGCAACGCAGGCTCGGAGATTTCAGTCACCTCCAGGAGACTGAACAGCATGTCCCTGAAAGGCAGCCGGAGCATGCCGAGAAGCTTGGACAAGGAGAATGACGTTTGA
- the LOC8061078 gene encoding probable cytokinin riboside 5'-monophosphate phosphoribohydrolase LOGL7 isoform X2: MGDGAAAAVPSRFRTICVFCGSNAGRRKVYADAALELGHELVRRGISLVYGGGSIGLMGVIARTVGDGGCHVLGVIPKALMPIEISGESVGEVKVVDDMHQRKAEMARQSEAFIALPGGYGTMEELLEMITWCQLGIHDKPVGLLNVDGYYDPLLALFEKGATEGFINPDCSQIFVSAPTASELLTKMEQYTRLHQEVAPATSWEISELGYGRAAADGGGGGAPSSEEEGL, from the exons ATGGGCgacggggcggcggcggcggtgccgaGCAGGTTCCGCACGATCTGCGTCTTCTGTGGCAGCAACGCCGGCCGCCGCAAGGTGTACGCCGACGCCGCCCTTGAGCTCGGCCACGAGCTG GTGCGGAGGGGCATCAGCCTCGTCTACGGAGGCGGCAGCATCGGCCTGATGGGCGTGATTGCTCGGACGGTTGGCGACGGCGGCTGCCATGTCCTTGG GGTGATTCCTAAAGCGCTCATGCCTATTGAG ATATCAGGTGAGAGCGTGGGAGAAGTGAAGGTCGTGGACGACATGCATCAGAGGAAAGCCGAGATGGCTCGCCAGTCCGAAGCATTCATCGCTCTTCCAG GGGGGTACGGGACGATGGAGGAGTTGCTGGAGATGATCACCTGGTGCCAGCTCGGAATTCATGACAAACCA GTTGGGTTGCTGAACGTCGACGGCTACTACGACCCGCTGCTTGCCCTGTTCGAGAAAGGCGCCACCGAGGGCTTCATCAACCCTGACTGCAGCCAGATATTCGTTTCTGCGCCGACCGCGAGCGAACTGCTGACGAAGATGGAG CAATACACCCGGTTGCACCAGGAGGTAGCCCCAGCAACGAGCTGGGAGATCTCGGAGCTCGGCTACGGGAgagccgccgccgacggcggcggtggcggcgcgccGTCGTCAGAAGAAGAAGGCTTGTAG
- the LOC8061078 gene encoding probable cytokinin riboside 5'-monophosphate phosphoribohydrolase LOGL7 isoform X1 — translation MGDGAAAAVPSRFRTICVFCGSNAGRRKVYADAALELGHELVRRGISLVYGGGSIGLMGVIARTVGDGGCHVLGYPAVLAVSPLFFFWVHPLWSTLSDVGAGCFCLLLICSFIHRVIPKALMPIEISGESVGEVKVVDDMHQRKAEMARQSEAFIALPGGYGTMEELLEMITWCQLGIHDKPVGLLNVDGYYDPLLALFEKGATEGFINPDCSQIFVSAPTASELLTKMEQYTRLHQEVAPATSWEISELGYGRAAADGGGGGAPSSEEEGL, via the exons ATGGGCgacggggcggcggcggcggtgccgaGCAGGTTCCGCACGATCTGCGTCTTCTGTGGCAGCAACGCCGGCCGCCGCAAGGTGTACGCCGACGCCGCCCTTGAGCTCGGCCACGAGCTG GTGCGGAGGGGCATCAGCCTCGTCTACGGAGGCGGCAGCATCGGCCTGATGGGCGTGATTGCTCGGACGGTTGGCGACGGCGGCTGCCATGTCCTTGGGTACCCTGCCGTGCTTGCAGTTtcacctctcttttttttttgggtgcaCCCCCTTTGGAGTACTCTATCTGATGTTGGAGCTGGGTGTTTCTGTTTGCTTTTGATTTGTTCTTTCATTCACAGGGTGATTCCTAAAGCGCTCATGCCTATTGAG ATATCAGGTGAGAGCGTGGGAGAAGTGAAGGTCGTGGACGACATGCATCAGAGGAAAGCCGAGATGGCTCGCCAGTCCGAAGCATTCATCGCTCTTCCAG GGGGGTACGGGACGATGGAGGAGTTGCTGGAGATGATCACCTGGTGCCAGCTCGGAATTCATGACAAACCA GTTGGGTTGCTGAACGTCGACGGCTACTACGACCCGCTGCTTGCCCTGTTCGAGAAAGGCGCCACCGAGGGCTTCATCAACCCTGACTGCAGCCAGATATTCGTTTCTGCGCCGACCGCGAGCGAACTGCTGACGAAGATGGAG CAATACACCCGGTTGCACCAGGAGGTAGCCCCAGCAACGAGCTGGGAGATCTCGGAGCTCGGCTACGGGAgagccgccgccgacggcggcggtggcggcgcgccGTCGTCAGAAGAAGAAGGCTTGTAG